The Deinococcus sp. Leaf326 genomic sequence GGGATCGGCGCTGTCGCCCAGGTCGGCCGCGGTGAGCGTCACCACCGGAATGTTCTCGGGGATGCCGCCCTTGGCCACCGCCCGGAAGCGCTCCTCGGCGGCGCCGAGATCGGCGTCCGGATGGAAGGCGCGCACCACCTCGCGCGCGAGTTCGCGGTGCGCGGCGACCGGGTGCTCGGCCAGCAGCTCCGCGATCGTTGCGCGCGGCAGGTCGGTCAGCAGCGTGAAGTAGTTGTCCAGCAGGGTGTCGGGCACCTTCATCAGTTTGGCGAACATGACGTGCGCCTCGTCGGTCAGGCCGACGTAGTTGTCCAGGCTCTTGGACATCTTCTCGGTGCCGTCCAGACCGACGAGCAGCGGCAGGGTCATGACGACCTGCGGCTCTTGGTCGTAGTCGCGTTGCAGCGCGCGCCCCACGAGGTTGTTGAACAGCTGGTCGGTGCCGCCCAGTTCCACGTCGGCGTGCAGGGCCACCGAGTCGTAGCCCTGCGTGACCGGGTAGAGCAGCTCGTGCAGCGAGATGGGCGTACCCGCGTTCAGGCGCTTGGTGAAGTCGTCGCGCTCCAGAATACGGGCCACGGTGTAGCGGCTCGCCAGCCGGATCACGTCGGCGTAGCCCATCGGTTCGAGCCACTCGCCGTTGTAGCGGATTTCCAGCACCTCCGGCTCGCCGCGCAGCACGAGTCGGCTCTGTTCGAGGTAGCTCTTGGCGTTGGCGCGCGTCTCCTCCAGCGTCAGGGGGGGGCGGGTCTTGGACTTGCCGCTGGGGTCGCCGATCATGGCCGTGAAGTCGCCGATGAGCAGGATCACCTGGTGGCCCAGGTCCTGAAACTGACGCATCTTGCGTAGGATCACCGCGTGGCCCAGGTGCAGGTCGGGGCGGGTGGGGTCGGCCCCGAGCTTGATCCGCAGCGGCTTGCCGGTCTCCAGACTGCGCGCGAGTTTACGCCGCAGGTCATCCTCGGACACGAGGTCGGCCACGCCGCGCCTTAAAATCTCGATCTGTTCGTCCACCGGGACATTCCTGCGAATCTCGTTCATGGGCACTCCAGAGAAGAACGCGGCGCACTCGTCAGGAGTCGCGCCGCGTTCGGGGGGTTGGATTTCAGGCTGTCACTTACCGCGTGTCCAGGGCCTCCCGCCAGCGGCGGGACGGATAGGCAGGTCGGGTCAGGCGCCTCATGCCCGGCAGCATAGCAAGTCCGGCCCGGGGCGTGGTCTTCCGGGCCACGGCCTCTGCGCGGCCTGCGGCAGCCGGCCCTCGACCCGCTAGCATGGCTCCTATGAAGACCATGCAGGAACTTCGCACGACCCTGCCACGGGCGGGCCGGGTCGAGTGGATCGGCCTGCGCACGGCGCGGCGCGCGGCGGTCGAGAGTGTCCCCGAGGTGCAGGCGCACCCCCTGGTCGGCCTGATCGGCGACCACGCCAAACAGGCCCCCCCCCGCCTGACCGCCCTGAGCGGCGAGGCGGGCGAGACCCCGGCTCCCGCCCCGCCCGCCCAGGCTGTACCCGGCGGCCCCGGCAAGCGGCAGGTCACGCTGATCCAGGCCGAGCACCTGCCGGTGATCGCGGCGCTCGCGGGGCTGGACGAGGCCGCGCCCGAGCTGCTGCGGCGCAACATCGTGGTGTCGGGGCTGCCGCTGCTGGCCCTCAAGGACCGGCGCTTCCAGCTCGGCGAGGTGATTCTGGAAGGCACCGGCGAATGCCACCCCTGCTCGCGCATGGAGGAGAATCTGGGCGCGGGCGGCTACAACGCGGTGCGCGGGCACGGCGGCCTGACCGCCCGCGTGATCCGCGGCGGGCTGATCCGTGTGGGCGACGCCCTCACACCG encodes the following:
- the tyrS gene encoding tyrosine--tRNA ligase, which translates into the protein MNEIRRNVPVDEQIEILRRGVADLVSEDDLRRKLARSLETGKPLRIKLGADPTRPDLHLGHAVILRKMRQFQDLGHQVILLIGDFTAMIGDPSGKSKTRPPLTLEETRANAKSYLEQSRLVLRGEPEVLEIRYNGEWLEPMGYADVIRLASRYTVARILERDDFTKRLNAGTPISLHELLYPVTQGYDSVALHADVELGGTDQLFNNLVGRALQRDYDQEPQVVMTLPLLVGLDGTEKMSKSLDNYVGLTDEAHVMFAKLMKVPDTLLDNYFTLLTDLPRATIAELLAEHPVAAHRELAREVVRAFHPDADLGAAEERFRAVAKGGIPENIPVVTLTAADLGDSADPDRVSLVRLVVLAGLEPSNGAARKLIQNRGLKLNGETFTDPHGSLSRAQIAAGAVIQKGKDKFARVVLSG
- a CDS encoding MOSC domain-containing protein — translated: MKTMQELRTTLPRAGRVEWIGLRTARRAAVESVPEVQAHPLVGLIGDHAKQAPPRLTALSGEAGETPAPAPPAQAVPGGPGKRQVTLIQAEHLPVIAALAGLDEAAPELLRRNIVVSGLPLLALKDRRFQLGEVILEGTGECHPCSRMEENLGAGGYNAVRGHGGLTARVIRGGLIRVGDALTPLDTLAGEAG